The following proteins come from a genomic window of Polaribacter dokdonensis:
- a CDS encoding chemotaxis protein CheB: MNNREFQDNKENNGISDDKNSFIVGIGTSAGGLEALKIFFDNLPSDFNHAIVIVQHLSPDYKSLMADLLSRNTDLPLHEVEDGSVIEAGNVYLIPPKKNMTIKNGVLHLTDKPKGFDLNLPIDIFFKSLAVDQKEKSIGIVLSGTGSDGTRGMRAIKEFGGMLMVQKPTDAKFDGMPNSTIATGLVDYILPVAHISPELVNFIHHPKSLSTFEDDENSIFKKDFEKLISLVHKKTDIDFSDYKLPTLVRRVERRMQVNKAQTIRDYLHYVFENENELEILNKEFLIGVTKFFRDTEAFDFIKKKVIPKIFKNKGPKDRVKIWSVGCSSGEEAYSLAILLKEYMDENNLVFDVKIFATDLDKEVIHKANKGAFTQSIVADVSLELLKKYFIQKGDLYVISPEIRKMIIFSQHNVAQDPPLTKMDLITCRNLLIYVNSALQQKIIGTFHYALNPNRFLFLGPSESIGQFSSSLKVLSRKWRVYQNVAPTKTLDMGYYNNTFSSSEQFTIEVMSRQTLQDKVLNETLAESLLEEFGAASAFVDKDFDLISADGNFRNFFQFPKKRLRSFHILKILPQPIAIALSTALRKAEKENIKVIYKDIVVSDDRNDFETITLIVNPVKVTPTSVSNVYMVLFLAQSNLIDTESAKKNNTALVQEGFTLSEADKEKIVLLEQELMDTKANLQSMVKEIETSNEELQATNEELLSSNEELQSTNEELQSVNEELHTVNAEYQEKMVEIADINSDLENLIDSTEIGTIFLDKDLKIRKFTPTVKKIFNIIDSDIGRPISHFNSTFGDTEGKTFIETLYNVLNTGISFEKEILHRETKWYLKRLNPFLNSNQKIEGVVISFVNITELKKLESTLAEKNKFLEKVLEVTPNILYIFNQQTQSNEYANKDLFKQLGYSSLEIQAMGSDMLNKIMYPEDLPRLINHFDNIKNSKEGEILEVEYRVKHKDGSYRWLLSLDTVFEKIKGTDFVKHIGVAVDITQLKESQQKLKEVNENLEQEVSERTQQLEVTKQKYKRLYNNAPDMFVSVDPKNGEVLECNKTLLDKTGFTRKDVIGAQILDLYHKDSKDDAKKVFELFKKNGTVTNKELKINKKRGGYIEVNLNVSSIKDKDGNIMFSSSSWRDITDLKEVMSELEELTYASTHDMKAPINNISSFLSLLKEDKSIVDENSIEAIKWIERNIKNANDTLSNLISVAKARTQVLENLIDIDIEKSFDKTITGFKTIIDKSNISIKKDFTKCKTVLFSELHFNSMLQNILNNAIKYRSSERDLKIEIKSFEEDGFNCISIKDNGIGINLDEHRNHVFGLFKRATDKKEGSGLALYLIKKILDKTGGGIKLESKLGKGSTFTLCFKNNENND, encoded by the coding sequence ATGAATAATAGGGAGTTTCAGGATAATAAAGAGAATAATGGTATTTCAGATGATAAAAATTCTTTCATTGTAGGTATAGGTACATCAGCAGGAGGTTTAGAGGCTTTAAAAATTTTTTTTGATAATTTACCAAGTGATTTTAACCACGCTATTGTAATTGTACAGCATTTATCTCCAGATTATAAAAGTTTAATGGCAGATTTGCTATCTAGAAATACAGATTTGCCTTTACATGAAGTTGAGGATGGATCTGTAATAGAAGCAGGTAATGTTTATTTAATTCCTCCAAAGAAAAACATGACCATTAAAAATGGTGTGTTGCACTTAACAGATAAACCAAAAGGATTCGATTTAAATTTACCTATTGATATTTTCTTTAAATCATTAGCTGTAGATCAGAAAGAGAAATCTATTGGAATTGTTCTTTCTGGTACAGGTTCAGATGGTACAAGAGGTATGAGAGCCATTAAAGAATTTGGGGGTATGTTAATGGTGCAAAAACCAACTGATGCCAAATTTGATGGTATGCCTAATAGTACTATTGCAACTGGTTTAGTAGATTATATATTGCCTGTTGCTCATATATCACCTGAACTGGTAAACTTTATTCATCATCCAAAATCGTTAAGTACTTTTGAAGACGATGAAAATTCTATTTTTAAGAAAGATTTCGAAAAACTAATTTCTTTAGTTCATAAAAAAACTGATATTGATTTTTCTGATTACAAGCTACCAACTTTAGTAAGAAGGGTAGAAAGAAGAATGCAGGTAAATAAAGCCCAAACTATTAGAGACTATTTACATTACGTTTTCGAAAACGAGAATGAATTAGAAATTTTAAATAAGGAATTTTTAATTGGAGTAACTAAGTTTTTTAGAGATACAGAAGCTTTTGACTTTATTAAAAAGAAGGTAATTCCAAAAATTTTTAAAAATAAAGGACCTAAAGATAGGGTTAAAATTTGGTCTGTTGGATGTTCTTCAGGTGAAGAAGCATACTCATTAGCTATTCTATTAAAAGAATATATGGATGAGAATAACCTTGTTTTTGATGTTAAAATATTTGCTACAGATTTAGATAAAGAAGTAATACATAAAGCAAATAAAGGTGCTTTTACGCAAAGTATTGTAGCAGATGTCTCTTTAGAGTTGTTAAAAAAATATTTTATACAAAAAGGAGATTTGTATGTTATTTCTCCTGAAATACGTAAAATGATTATTTTTTCTCAACATAATGTGGCACAAGATCCTCCATTAACAAAAATGGATTTAATTACCTGTAGAAACTTATTGATTTATGTAAATTCTGCATTACAACAGAAAATAATTGGTACTTTTCATTACGCACTAAACCCTAATAGATTTCTATTCTTGGGGCCTAGTGAATCTATAGGTCAATTCTCTTCATCTTTAAAAGTGTTATCTAGAAAATGGAGGGTTTATCAAAATGTAGCACCTACTAAGACATTAGATATGGGCTATTATAACAATACCTTCTCATCTTCAGAGCAATTTACTATAGAAGTAATGAGCAGACAAACCTTACAGGATAAGGTTCTAAATGAAACTCTTGCAGAATCTTTATTAGAGGAATTTGGTGCAGCTAGTGCCTTTGTAGATAAAGATTTCGATTTAATTAGTGCAGATGGTAATTTTAGAAATTTCTTTCAATTCCCAAAAAAGAGATTAAGGTCTTTTCATATTTTAAAAATATTACCACAACCAATTGCTATAGCACTAAGTACGGCTTTGCGAAAAGCAGAAAAAGAAAATATTAAAGTAATCTACAAAGACATTGTGGTTTCTGACGATCGAAACGATTTTGAAACTATAACTTTAATTGTAAACCCTGTTAAGGTTACGCCTACAAGTGTAAGTAATGTGTACATGGTATTATTTTTAGCACAATCTAATTTAATAGATACAGAAAGTGCAAAGAAAAATAATACTGCACTTGTACAAGAAGGATTTACTTTAAGTGAGGCTGATAAAGAGAAAATTGTACTATTGGAACAAGAGTTGATGGATACTAAAGCCAACTTGCAATCTATGGTAAAGGAAATTGAAACCTCTAATGAAGAATTGCAAGCAACAAATGAAGAGCTACTGTCATCTAATGAAGAGTTACAAAGTACAAATGAAGAATTACAGAGTGTAAACGAAGAGTTGCATACTGTAAATGCTGAGTATCAAGAGAAAATGGTTGAAATTGCCGATATAAATTCTGATTTAGAAAACTTAATTGATAGTACAGAAATTGGAACTATTTTCTTAGATAAAGACTTAAAAATTAGAAAATTTACACCAACAGTAAAAAAAATCTTTAATATAATAGATAGTGATATTGGTAGGCCAATTTCTCATTTTAATTCAACATTTGGAGATACTGAAGGCAAAACTTTTATTGAAACGTTGTATAATGTTTTAAATACAGGAATATCTTTTGAAAAAGAAATTCTTCATAGAGAAACAAAATGGTACTTAAAAAGACTAAATCCTTTCTTAAACTCAAATCAGAAAATTGAGGGGGTTGTTATTTCTTTTGTAAATATTACAGAACTTAAAAAGTTAGAAAGTACATTAGCTGAAAAGAATAAGTTTTTAGAAAAAGTATTAGAGGTTACACCAAATATTTTATACATATTCAATCAGCAAACACAATCTAATGAATATGCAAATAAAGATTTATTTAAACAACTAGGGTATTCTTCATTAGAAATACAAGCAATGGGTTCAGATATGCTTAATAAAATTATGTACCCAGAAGATTTACCAAGATTAATAAATCATTTTGATAATATTAAAAACTCTAAAGAGGGTGAAATTCTTGAGGTTGAATATAGAGTTAAACACAAAGATGGTAGTTATAGGTGGTTACTTTCTTTGGATACAGTTTTCGAAAAAATAAAAGGAACAGATTTTGTAAAACATATTGGTGTTGCTGTAGACATTACTCAACTTAAAGAATCTCAGCAAAAATTAAAAGAGGTTAATGAAAATTTAGAGCAAGAGGTATCAGAAAGAACTCAGCAGTTAGAAGTTACAAAACAAAAATACAAACGACTATATAACAATGCACCAGATATGTTTGTTTCTGTAGATCCTAAAAACGGAGAAGTTTTAGAGTGTAATAAAACATTATTAGATAAAACAGGGTTTACAAGAAAAGATGTTATTGGCGCTCAAATATTAGATTTGTATCATAAAGATTCTAAAGATGATGCTAAAAAGGTTTTTGAACTTTTCAAAAAAAACGGTACAGTTACCAATAAAGAATTAAAAATAAATAAAAAAAGAGGAGGATATATTGAAGTAAATTTGAATGTTTCTTCTATTAAAGATAAAGATGGCAACATAATGTTTAGCTCTTCTTCTTGGAGAGATATAACAGACTTAAAGGAAGTAATGTCTGAATTGGAAGAGCTAACTTATGCAAGTACGCATGACATGAAAGCCCCAATAAATAATATAAGTTCTTTTTTATCGCTATTAAAAGAAGATAAAAGTATTGTAGATGAAAACTCTATAGAAGCTATAAAGTGGATTGAAAGAAATATTAAAAATGCTAATGATACACTATCTAATCTAATTTCAGTTGCTAAAGCAAGAACGCAAGTTTTAGAAAATTTAATAGATATAGATATAGAAAAATCTTTTGATAAAACCATTACTGGTTTTAAAACTATAATTGATAAATCGAATATTTCTATAAAAAAAGACTTTACGAAATGTAAAACTGTTTTATTCTCAGAATTACACTTTAATAGCATGTTGCAAAACATTTTAAATAATGCTATAAAATACAGATCATCAGAGAGAGATTTAAAAATAGAGATAAAATCTTTTGAAGAAGATGGTTTTAATTGTATTTCTATAAAAGATAATGGTATTGGTATTAATTTAGATGAGCATAGAAATCATGTTTTTGGTTTATTTAAAAGAGCTACAGATAAAAAAGAGGGTAGTGGTTTGGCCTTATATTTAATTAAGAAAATATTAGATAAAACAGGTGGAGGTATTAAACTAGAAAGCAAGTTAGGTAAAGGATCTACTTTTACACTTTGTTTTAAAAATAACGAAAATAATGATTGA
- a CDS encoding response regulator, with protein sequence MKSKILVVDDSLDSRIYVSSILTEYDVIEAKSGEDALNIIAKENIDLLITDYNMPQMDGFELVSEIKERNYEFPIIIITSLTSLDKKKKMLRLGIDNYVYKPFFKEELINIINRAIVYHKTVLSSKSKLDLNTNDQFEDFKTKTERILYENVDNFNFSIESLAEEFEISTKTLTRRTKAIFGQTPNQLMIECRLNVAQEIISQNPRISLKETAKKVGLKNTTYLKSRLKEKFK encoded by the coding sequence ATGAAATCTAAAATTTTAGTTGTTGACGACTCTCTGGACTCTAGAATTTATGTTTCGAGCATATTAACTGAATACGATGTTATAGAAGCCAAATCTGGCGAAGACGCATTAAATATTATCGCGAAAGAAAACATAGACTTACTTATCACAGACTATAACATGCCCCAAATGGATGGTTTTGAATTAGTCTCTGAAATCAAGGAAAGAAACTATGAGTTTCCCATCATTATTATCACCTCTCTTACTTCTTTAGATAAAAAGAAAAAAATGTTAAGGTTAGGTATAGACAATTATGTTTATAAACCATTCTTTAAAGAAGAATTGATAAACATAATAAATAGAGCAATTGTTTACCATAAAACGGTTTTATCTTCTAAAAGCAAATTAGATTTAAACACTAATGATCAATTTGAAGACTTTAAAACAAAAACAGAAAGAATTCTATATGAAAATGTAGATAATTTTAACTTCTCTATAGAATCATTAGCAGAAGAATTTGAAATCTCTACCAAAACATTAACAAGAAGAACAAAAGCTATTTTTGGGCAAACACCAAACCAATTAATGATCGAGTGTAGGTTAAATGTTGCGCAAGAAATCATTTCACAAAACCCAAGAATAAGCCTTAAGGAAACAGCTAAAAAAGTTGGTCTTAAGAATACAACTTACTTAAAAAGCCGTTTGAAAGAAAAATTCAAGTAA
- a CDS encoding DUF5675 family protein has translation MILVLHRTYFPEGTQGILLWNGQLICYTIELPWIQNEQNISCVPEGLYNLQKRYSQKFQHHIHLQDVPGRSLILLHPANDAIKELEGCIAPVSYHTGIGKGNLSRKAFHKLTSLVLPVLAKNTPVQLRITSSLSYFKSQLFI, from the coding sequence ATGATTTTGGTCTTACACAGAACTTATTTTCCTGAAGGGACACAAGGAATACTTCTTTGGAATGGGCAGTTGATTTGTTATACGATTGAGCTACCATGGATCCAAAATGAACAAAATATTTCTTGTGTTCCTGAAGGATTGTACAATTTACAGAAACGTTACAGTCAAAAATTTCAACATCATATACATTTACAAGATGTACCTGGTAGAAGTTTGATTTTATTGCATCCAGCAAATGATGCCATCAAAGAATTAGAAGGCTGTATTGCACCTGTATCTTATCATACAGGGATTGGAAAAGGAAATTTGTCAAGAAAAGCATTCCATAAATTAACGAGTTTGGTATTACCAGTACTTGCTAAAAATACACCCGTGCAATTGCGAATTACCTCTTCCCTATCCTATTTTAAAAGTCAATTATTCATTTAA
- a CDS encoding DUF6943 family protein, with translation MSTFQIKTHQPGRIYHKPHFFILNKGLNSGKPFTAPVRNSFVVSTESVEQKEALFHLSYMLLEAKCYRFYLKGSVIPFIYIADVKNLLIKNSKYFGQKDFETKLKALKKVEELEVVFQNKLKAIQELKSVLLRYCKLEH, from the coding sequence ATGTCAACTTTTCAAATCAAGACCCACCAACCAGGGCGCATCTATCACAAACCTCATTTTTTTATATTGAACAAAGGACTAAATTCTGGAAAGCCATTTACGGCTCCAGTAAGAAATTCTTTTGTTGTATCTACAGAAAGCGTAGAACAAAAAGAGGCTCTATTTCATCTATCGTATATGCTTTTAGAGGCTAAATGCTATCGTTTCTATCTAAAAGGGTCTGTAATCCCTTTTATTTATATTGCAGATGTTAAAAATTTATTGATCAAAAATAGCAAGTATTTTGGTCAAAAAGATTTTGAAACCAAGCTAAAAGCACTTAAAAAAGTAGAAGAATTAGAGGTCGTTTTTCAAAACAAACTAAAAGCTATTCAAGAGCTCAAATCTGTTCTTCTAAGATATTGTAAATTAGAACATTAA
- a CDS encoding helix-turn-helix domain-containing protein → MKLLSEFVKKRRKEVNLTQEEFAERAGVALTVVRKIEQGKTNLNLEKVNLVLAMFGHELAPVERKNIDDETR, encoded by the coding sequence ATGAAGTTATTGTCAGAATTTGTAAAAAAACGCAGAAAAGAAGTAAACCTAACCCAAGAAGAGTTTGCAGAACGCGCAGGAGTTGCTTTAACAGTAGTGCGTAAAATAGAACAAGGTAAAACCAATTTGAACTTAGAAAAAGTGAATTTGGTTTTGGCTATGTTTGGCCATGAACTAGCACCCGTAGAAAGAAAAAATATAGACGATGAGACAAGGTAA
- a CDS encoding HipA N-terminal domain-containing protein → MRQGKVYYKEILAGTITETDEGDYVFAYGAVYVEKHPEAFITFSMPVRTAPYINNRLFAFFEGLIPEGWLLNVATKNWKIKQNDRMGLLLACCQNCIGAVSVEPIKEPHEN, encoded by the coding sequence ATGAGACAAGGTAAGGTATATTACAAAGAAATTTTGGCAGGTACGATTACAGAAACCGACGAAGGAGATTATGTTTTTGCTTATGGTGCAGTCTATGTTGAAAAGCATCCAGAAGCATTTATTACTTTTAGTATGCCAGTGAGAACAGCACCTTATATCAATAATCGCTTGTTCGCTTTTTTTGAAGGATTGATCCCAGAAGGATGGTTATTAAACGTAGCTACTAAAAACTGGAAGATTAAACAAAATGACAGAATGGGCTTACTGTTGGCTTGTTGCCAAAACTGTATAGGCGCTGTAAGTGTTGAACCTATAAAAGAGCCTCATGAAAACTAA
- a CDS encoding HipA domain-containing protein, giving the protein MKTKKHCLYCYEALVNEIDFHERCALEFFGTTTPPELPYGITEMDALAKDVISRSIAVPGVQPKLSMSLDTNNTTKETPRLTVVGALGGNYIFKPPSLEFKEMPENEHLTMRIAEAFGINVVPSSLIRLTSGELSYITKRIDRTLEGDKIHMIDFFQITEAFDKYKSSMEKIGKAIGQYSSNTQLDKIFFFELALFSFLTGNNDMHLKNFSMIEGISGWTLAPAYDLLNVTIVLPEDTEELALTLAGKKSNLKKEHFEQLGIDLDLTDKQIKGVFKRILKNKLKAIQLINTSFLSNEMKTAYKTVLEIRYQRIE; this is encoded by the coding sequence ATGAAAACTAAAAAACATTGTTTGTATTGTTATGAAGCCTTAGTAAATGAAATTGATTTTCATGAAAGATGTGCTTTGGAATTCTTTGGGACTACTACCCCACCAGAACTCCCATATGGTATTACAGAAATGGATGCTTTGGCTAAAGATGTAATCTCTAGAAGTATTGCTGTACCAGGAGTGCAACCGAAACTATCGATGTCTTTGGATACCAACAATACTACAAAAGAAACACCAAGACTTACTGTAGTTGGAGCTTTGGGAGGTAATTACATCTTTAAACCACCTTCCTTAGAATTTAAAGAAATGCCAGAAAACGAGCATTTGACCATGCGTATTGCAGAAGCATTTGGTATTAACGTAGTGCCTTCTAGTTTGATACGATTGACATCAGGAGAGTTATCGTATATCACCAAACGTATTGATAGAACCCTTGAAGGAGATAAAATACATATGATTGATTTTTTTCAAATTACAGAAGCTTTTGACAAGTATAAAAGTTCTATGGAAAAAATAGGTAAAGCCATTGGGCAGTATTCGAGTAATACACAATTGGATAAAATTTTCTTTTTTGAATTGGCCTTGTTTAGTTTTTTAACAGGTAATAATGATATGCATTTGAAGAATTTTTCTATGATTGAAGGAATTTCTGGTTGGACATTGGCCCCAGCCTATGATTTATTGAATGTGACTATTGTATTGCCAGAGGACACAGAAGAACTTGCTTTGACCTTAGCAGGAAAAAAAAGTAATCTAAAAAAAGAACATTTTGAACAATTAGGCATTGACTTGGATTTAACAGACAAACAAATTAAAGGCGTTTTTAAACGTATATTAAAAAATAAACTGAAAGCAATACAACTGATCAATACTTCTTTTTTATCGAATGAAATGAAAACAGCTTACAAAACTGTTTTAGAAATTAGATACCAACGCATTGAATAA
- a CDS encoding thioredoxin family protein yields MNHSENTSNNAPKVVKRKSHPFWQFFWLTFLVVSLWYAWYSFYASSNDITWTNDIESAQKLAVNSDKNIMIFFTGTWCSPCKIMKRQVFADDEVKKAMDEKIISLEINIDDPNSQALVKQYNIGATPTTIFIYPSGKVIDYAVGKVDKSKFLEMIKSLK; encoded by the coding sequence ATGAATCACTCTGAAAACACATCAAACAATGCACCCAAGGTTGTTAAACGTAAATCTCACCCATTTTGGCAATTTTTTTGGCTCACTTTTCTTGTTGTTTCGCTTTGGTATGCTTGGTATTCATTCTATGCGTCATCCAACGATATAACTTGGACAAATGACATTGAGTCCGCACAAAAGCTTGCTGTCAATTCAGACAAAAATATCATGATATTCTTTACAGGGACATGGTGCTCTCCTTGTAAAATAATGAAACGTCAAGTTTTTGCTGATGATGAAGTTAAGAAAGCTATGGATGAGAAAATTATATCTCTAGAAATTAATATTGATGATCCGAATTCTCAAGCGCTAGTAAAGCAATATAATATCGGTGCAACACCAACAACCATTTTTATTTATCCTTCAGGAAAAGTGATTGATTATGCTGTTGGAAAAGTGGATAAATCAAAATTCCTTGAAATGATTAAAAGTTTGAAATAA
- a CDS encoding CPBP family intramembrane glutamic endopeptidase produces MKTQIQERSIERNKTWKTIFLFLAIVILLTSPFHYAIVNLYPSRIYVGAIMWCPAIAAFITLKIKGRNISSLHWNWGNWKYIRWSYIVPALYGIITYVLIWIFGFGNLANSEAITEWGKELGLFGIGTLNPTSITIIAIMLLATIEVIRASATTLGEEIGWRGFFIYELRKVLSFTGVSIFSGLIWSFWHWPLLVYYSNNVLLEFTTFTIVIVSMSFIMTYYTFKSKSLWPAVIFHAVSNVYIQKIMPPLTIKVEGTEQWLGENGIMFAIVTCIFGIYFWKKGLKEQL; encoded by the coding sequence ATGAAAACACAAATTCAAGAAAGATCCATAGAAAGAAATAAAACTTGGAAAACAATCTTTCTATTTCTTGCAATCGTTATTCTTCTTACTTCACCTTTTCATTATGCCATAGTTAATTTATATCCATCACGAATATATGTTGGAGCTATCATGTGGTGTCCTGCAATTGCTGCATTTATTACCCTAAAAATAAAAGGTCGTAATATTTCATCGCTACATTGGAATTGGGGAAATTGGAAATATATCCGATGGTCTTATATTGTTCCTGCCTTATATGGTATAATCACTTATGTGCTTATTTGGATTTTCGGTTTTGGAAATTTAGCCAATAGCGAAGCCATTACTGAATGGGGAAAAGAACTTGGCTTATTTGGCATAGGCACTTTAAACCCAACATCAATAACGATCATAGCTATTATGTTGTTAGCAACTATAGAGGTTATTAGAGCCTCTGCAACAACATTAGGGGAAGAAATTGGATGGCGAGGATTTTTTATCTATGAATTAAGAAAGGTTCTTTCATTTACTGGTGTATCAATTTTTAGCGGATTGATATGGTCTTTTTGGCATTGGCCATTGCTAGTTTACTATAGTAACAATGTCCTATTAGAATTTACAACGTTCACTATCGTAATTGTTTCTATGTCATTTATCATGACTTATTACACGTTTAAGTCTAAAAGTCTATGGCCAGCAGTAATTTTTCATGCAGTCAGTAATGTATACATTCAAAAAATAATGCCACCTCTAACTATAAAAGTTGAAGGAACAGAGCAATGGCTTGGCGAAAACGGAATTATGTTTGCAATTGTTACCTGCATTTTTGGAATTTACTTTTGGAAAAAAGGATTGAAGGAACAATTATAA
- a CDS encoding serine hydrolase domain-containing protein has translation MKQNKTKKMLKVLLILASLFSLTFVPWTLVKAWGKPLPDTIQEQLDEALNYDFEGMIVYIDKADQEPQSFASGWHNRESKIPAKRDALYKIASISKLYDAVAVTKLVSQGRLSLDKTLADYLPELKGQIENADKITLRLMIQHKSGIPNFTDTPRFWENPVRTYEENLALITGKSANFEPGEDYEYCNTNYLLINKIMDNELGFNNFQFIKKEVLNPLGLTNTYSSLKEVNIDNVMSGYHIGYPYDVKENDYGMHASAEDVGVFLRALNNGALFNEGEQEIYSSIYEYEHSGWVPGYQSFAKYYKDIDAVIVTFYNTTDPKLYNWNLSEIINKRIYKIVKKQK, from the coding sequence ATGAAACAAAATAAAACAAAAAAGATGCTTAAAGTATTACTTATTCTTGCCAGTTTATTTTCATTGACTTTTGTTCCATGGACTTTAGTTAAAGCTTGGGGGAAACCATTACCAGATACAATTCAAGAACAATTAGACGAAGCTCTTAATTATGATTTTGAAGGAATGATTGTTTATATTGATAAAGCAGATCAAGAACCTCAAAGTTTTGCTTCAGGTTGGCATAATCGAGAATCTAAAATTCCTGCAAAAAGGGATGCTTTATATAAAATTGCTAGTATTAGTAAATTGTATGATGCAGTTGCTGTTACTAAATTAGTAAGTCAAGGTCGTCTTTCTCTTGATAAAACTTTAGCAGACTACTTACCAGAACTTAAAGGTCAAATAGAAAATGCAGATAAAATTACATTAAGACTAATGATTCAGCATAAAAGTGGTATTCCTAATTTTACAGATACTCCAAGATTTTGGGAAAATCCAGTAAGAACTTATGAAGAAAATCTTGCTTTAATTACAGGTAAATCTGCAAATTTTGAACCTGGTGAAGATTATGAATATTGCAATACAAATTATTTGTTGATTAATAAAATAATGGATAACGAATTAGGTTTTAACAATTTTCAATTCATAAAAAAAGAAGTTTTAAACCCATTGGGTTTAACAAACACATATAGTTCGCTTAAAGAAGTAAATATTGATAATGTAATGAGTGGCTATCACATTGGCTATCCTTATGATGTAAAAGAAAACGATTATGGAATGCACGCATCTGCAGAAGACGTTGGTGTTTTTCTTAGAGCATTAAACAATGGGGCTTTATTTAATGAAGGTGAGCAAGAAATATATTCCTCTATTTATGAATATGAACATTCTGGTTGGGTTCCTGGTTATCAAAGTTTTGCAAAATATTACAAAGATATTGATGCTGTAATTGTAACATTCTATAACACAACCGATCCTAAACTGTATAATTGGAATCTATCAGAAATTATAAATAAAAGAATTTATAAAATAGTAAAAAAACAAAAATAG
- a CDS encoding DUF6090 family protein produces MLTNNKVGAYVAYAAGEIILVIVGILIALAINEHSNNEKKLELRNSYINQLNNEADRNLKKLSVLNNEANQMLKDLNTIFKLLLDKDYDNPKLATKSFFLIVSKKFFPVTITYENLKFSGDVKLFDDLNLRNTISETYETFIPIEKLEASEQQAIEAYYENFLMPKVQFRNMGITSESYGKDIYFENMVLTRMTTIAQNKEAYTNAIESLKKLKNTFAELQNIN; encoded by the coding sequence ATGCTAACGAATAACAAAGTTGGAGCTTATGTAGCCTATGCAGCTGGAGAAATTATTTTGGTTATTGTAGGAATTCTTATTGCTTTAGCAATTAACGAACACTCAAATAATGAAAAGAAATTAGAATTAAGGAATTCTTATATTAATCAATTAAATAATGAGGCAGATCGAAATCTTAAAAAGCTTAGTGTACTGAATAATGAGGCAAACCAAATGCTAAAAGATTTAAATACAATATTTAAATTACTATTAGATAAAGATTATGATAATCCTAAATTAGCAACAAAATCTTTTTTTCTAATTGTTTCAAAGAAATTTTTTCCAGTAACAATAACTTACGAAAATTTAAAATTTTCTGGTGATGTAAAACTTTTTGATGATTTAAATTTAAGGAATACAATTTCTGAAACTTACGAAACTTTTATTCCTATAGAAAAACTCGAAGCTTCAGAACAACAAGCAATAGAGGCCTATTATGAGAACTTTTTAATGCCTAAAGTTCAATTTAGAAACATGGGTATTACTTCAGAAAGTTATGGAAAAGATATTTATTTCGAAAATATGGTTTTAACCAGAATGACCACTATTGCTCAAAATAAAGAGGCATATACCAATGCTATCGAATCATTAAAGAAACTGAAAAATACGTTTGCTGAATTACAAAATATAAATTAA